The window GGTCATCGAAAATCCAAACAGTTGGATCTAATGTAAGTTGAAATGATACTGCACCCTTGATAGGAATAATTGTTTCCATAATAGAAATCCTCCTCAAATCTTGTATATCCATGAAATAGTATACCGCTAATGACAGGGGATAATAAAGAAATATAATTCGAATTCTCTTTTTACAACGAAGACACTTGCATTTTTAACGACTAAAAGATAAACTTTATTAAGATAGAATCGAAGAAATATCAGATAATGGGGGCGTCCTCATGGATACGAAATCACAAACTTCTTTTCAAGAGAAGGCTTTGGAGCTTTTAGTTGCTGATGCAGATAAAATTGCTCGCCTCATTCGAGTACAAATGGATCATTTAACCATGCCACAATGCCCTTTATATGAAGAAGTATTAGATACACAAATGTTCGGCCTTTCACGTGAAATAGACTTTGCTGTGAAGCTTGGACTCATTGAACGCGAAAAAGGCAAAGAAATTCTCGACTCGCTCGAGAAAGAACTTTCTGTACTACATGACGCGTATACAGACAAATAAAAAGAAAAAACTCAAACGCTCCTTGCGATTTGAGTTTTTTTTCTAGAACGAGGTTTTCACAATGAAACAATACTTAAAAAGGTATGCACAAAATTTTGATTATCCATTATTTTTTACGGTCCTATTGTTAAGTTTATTTGGCTTAGTGATGATTTATAGTTCAAGTATAATGGTGGCCATTGTACGAGAAGAACAAGCACCAGATTACTTTTATCAAAAACAGGTAACGAACTTAACTGTAGCATTTTTAGGATTCCTGGCAGCAGCTTTTTTCCCATACAAGCATTATGCGAATAAGAATATTATGCTGTTACTTACGATTGTGTTAGTGGTGTTATTTACATGGGTGAAAGTAGCTGGTCATGGTGCAGAGGATGTAGGGTCTCAAAGTTGGATTAAGGTGCCAGGATTGGGGAATTTCCAACCTTCCGAATATTCAAAACTATTTATAATTTTATATTTTGCCGCGGCTTTTTATCGAAAGGGGCAAAAGTATACGTTAGAAAAATTACAGCCTACGGAAATTTTTTATCCAATATTTCTTTGGATACTTGTTGTAGCAGGTGTAGCCTTTGAAACTGATTTAGGGGCTGTTATCATACTTTGCGGGATTGCTATGTCAGTGGTAGCAGCAAGTGGTATTCCATTTAAAACGTTCTGGAAGTTTTTTGGTGTGTTGGGAGCATTCGGCACAGCCATTTTGGGGATGCTCTGGCTATTTAAAGGGAATTTGCTATCAGGAAACCGTAAAGGACGTATTCAATCTTATATAAATCCGTTCGATTATGAAGATGGTTTTGGTCATCAGGTTGTGAATAGCTATTATGCCATTGGTGGTGGTGGTTTAGAAGGTAGAGGTCTCGGTCAATCGATTCAAAAACTAGGTTATTTACCTGAACCACAAACAGATTTTATTATGGCAATTATCATGGAGGAACTCGGTATTTGGGGAGTACTAATCGTTTTAGGTGGTTTAGGATTTATTGTTTATAAAGGATTTTCAATTGCTTTACGTACGAAAGATCCGCTAGCACGCATGATTGCGGCTGGAATAGCGAGCTGGATTGCATGGCAATCGTTTATTAATCTTGGGGGTGTAACAGGGATAATCCCGTTAACCGGTGTAACGCTACCTTTTATTAGTTATGGCGGGACATCTATAATTTTGCTATCTTTAGCTATGGGAATATTAGTGAATGTTTCCATGTTTGAAAAGGTAGCAAGGAAAAATTCACAATCATAAGGGGGATACCAATGGAATCAATCAACAAAATACTTGTAGCAAACAGGGGAGAAATTGCAATTCGTATTTTCCGTGCATGTACGGAGCTCAATATTAGTACTGTCGCTATTTATTCGCGTGAAGATAGCGGAGCATTCCATCGCTATAAAGCAGACGAGGCATATTTAGTCGGTGCTGGTAAGAAACCAATCGATGCTTATTTAGATATCGAAGGCATTATGTCCATTGCCAAAGATGCAGGCGTTGATGCGATTCATCCGGGGTATGGTTTTTTATCTGAAAACGTGGATTTTGCACGTCGTTGTGAAGAA of the Lysinibacillus fusiformis genome contains:
- a CDS encoding YlaN family protein, with product MDTKSQTSFQEKALELLVADADKIARLIRVQMDHLTMPQCPLYEEVLDTQMFGLSREIDFAVKLGLIEREKGKEILDSLEKELSVLHDAYTDK
- a CDS encoding FtsW/RodA/SpoVE family cell cycle protein, encoding MKQYLKRYAQNFDYPLFFTVLLLSLFGLVMIYSSSIMVAIVREEQAPDYFYQKQVTNLTVAFLGFLAAAFFPYKHYANKNIMLLLTIVLVVLFTWVKVAGHGAEDVGSQSWIKVPGLGNFQPSEYSKLFIILYFAAAFYRKGQKYTLEKLQPTEIFYPIFLWILVVAGVAFETDLGAVIILCGIAMSVVAASGIPFKTFWKFFGVLGAFGTAILGMLWLFKGNLLSGNRKGRIQSYINPFDYEDGFGHQVVNSYYAIGGGGLEGRGLGQSIQKLGYLPEPQTDFIMAIIMEELGIWGVLIVLGGLGFIVYKGFSIALRTKDPLARMIAAGIASWIAWQSFINLGGVTGIIPLTGVTLPFISYGGTSIILLSLAMGILVNVSMFEKVARKNSQS